GAAATATTTAAGTTTTGTGTTTGTTCTTTTTCCCACTGCGTATTGTGACAATCAGGGAGGAATTCACTAAAACCAAATATATTGGAAAGGCAAGCTCAGAAATACCAAATGTTCTCAGGGCAAAAAAACTTGTTAACGAATTGAATAATCCGGTTGTGTATGCTTCAACTGATTCTGTTTCAGGGTGCTTCCGACTTTTAACAAGCGTTGGTATGGCAGCAAACCCGTCACTAGCAATTGCAAAAAATATTGCTATCAAAGGTTCTTTCGTTATCCACCAGAGAACTAATGCCAACATAGAAGAAACTCCACACAAGTAATCAAATGACACAAGTTTCCAATAGGATTTTTTATTGACAAAAGAAGCCATAAATACAAGCAATGGAGCAAAACCGGCTATAAAAACAGGAAGAACCGCCCAGCGAACACCGTCAGAGAAAGCTGCGGCTGAGCCAATTAACGGTGCTAAAGACCACATTAACCAAGTTACTCTATTTGGTTTTGTATTACCGCGAATGGTTTCCCGAATATAGAAAAAAATACCATATAACTGAACCCCTGCCCCTAATATAACAATATATTGAATCATAATTTTACTATTTTTTTTCGAATATTTAATGTCTATACACCTGTATAGACACTGATTTTTTTAAAAAGTTGTTATTATGTTTTTAAGACAATTTTAAATATAGCCTAACTTTCTAGGTGTTCCTTTATCATTGGATATATTTCTTTTCTCATTAAAATTCCCTTTCTTTTGGCTATCCCATTAATAAATTTTACTCCAAGCGCCATCTCAACTAATTTTTCCGTCTTATCATCTATGGCCACAAAAGTATTAAAAGCTTTTTCAAGATCTATGCAAGTAATAAAAAATATATCTAACGCAACTTTGCGTGTATTTTTTTTTAGATTTTCCTTTAGCTCATTGATATTTTCTTTAATAAATTTGTCAACATCGATTATTTCAAGTTGCGCAACACTTAGGTGATATCCATTTACATTAAATGAGGCAAAGTCATTAACAAACAAATCTGTCATTATATCCTTGTGTTGGGATTTGTCCTTAAACATTTCGTGAACATAGTTATTTGGAAGTTCGAATTTCGTTTTCAACCACTCCGCCATGGCACGGTCCCTCTCTACAGTAACATTCGCTTGGAAATTTATAGTATTGGAAACAATAGCCGAAAAAAGCAAAGCCGCTGATTCCTTGGAAATCTCACAAGCATTTTCGTAAAATTTTT
The Patescibacteria group bacterium DNA segment above includes these coding regions:
- a CDS encoding DHH family phosphoesterase translates to MKALNLRRIITTYTNPDLDGTACAYAYAEFLNSGGINAIAAIPGTPHHEARFVLNKFNIKTLSNIENTINENDEIVIVDASDPNGISDYVKLEKVVEIIDHRKVNDAHLFPNAKVQIELVGAAATLIAEKFYENACEISKESAALLFSAIVSNTINFQANVTVERDRAMAEWLKTKFELPNNYVHEMFKDKSQHKDIMTDLFVNDFASFNVNGYHLSVAQLEIIDVDKFIKENINELKENLKKNTRKVALDIFFITCIDLEKAFNTFVAIDDKTEKLVEMALGVKFINGIAKRKGILMRKEIYPMIKEHLES